GCAATCCTTCGCTACATATCGTGAAGACGACGTAGGAGAGAATATTGCTGAGGATGATGTAGGGGAGGATATCGCCCATGATTTCATGGAGGATGACATCGTAACAAAAGAAAACGAGGATGAGGATTTTACCAAGGAaaaagattggagatctgagattcatctttaccTTAAAGAAGGTACTTTATCTACAGATATGAAACAAGCCAGGAAGACACAATGCaaagcaggaagatatgaccttcgTGAAGGGGtcctatataaaaaatattcctTCGGGCCATTACTACGATGCGTGTCAAGAAAAGAAGGGCACCTTATT
This is a stretch of genomic DNA from Papaver somniferum cultivar HN1 chromosome 1, ASM357369v1, whole genome shotgun sequence. It encodes these proteins:
- the LOC113304076 gene encoding uncharacterized protein LOC113304076; the protein is MALVQKLAAQIPNIKFRHLCRKELRHADALEYISFMLKNESVKAIKVTRVYEPSIIPQQSFATYREDDVGENIAEDDVGEDIAHDFMEDDIVTKENEDEDFTKEKDWRSEIHLYLKEGTLSTDMKQARKTQCKAGRYDLREGVLYKKYSFGPLLRCVSRKEGHLILKEIHYGDAGNHSRMRSLSDKAKMQGYYWPHMIRDATRMSRRCE